The following nucleotide sequence is from Solidesulfovibrio carbinolicus.
GCGTGGAATTTTCCGTGCGCGGCACGCCCACCGACCTGACGGCCATGAAAAGCGAATTTCTGGCCATTTCCGGCGACATGGGCGTGGACATCGCCATCCAGGAAGACAACGCCTTTCGCCGCAACCGGCGGCTGGTGGCCTTTGACATGGACTCGACGCTCATTGCCGCCGAGGTCATCGACGAACTGGCCAAGGCGGCCGGCGTGGGCGAGCAGGTGTCGGCCATCACCGAATCGGCCATGCGCGGCGAGATCGATTTCCAGGAGAGCCTGCGCCGCCGGCTGCGCCAGTTAAAAGGCCTGCCCGAGGCCACCCTGGCCGAGGTGGCGGGGCGCATTCCGCTCAACGACGGGGCCGAGCGGCTCATCACCAACCTCAAGCGCTTCGGCTACAAGATCGCCATCATTTCCGGCGGCTTCACCTACTTCGGCAACCGGCTCAAGGAGCGGCTTGGCATCGATTACGTCTTTGCCAACGAGCTGGAGATCGAAAACGGCGAGCTCACCGGCGGGGTGGTGGGCGAGATCGTGGACGCGGCCAAGAAGGCCGAGCTGCTGCGCCTTATCGCCGACAAGGAAGGGTTGTCCCTGGAGCAGGTCATCGCCGTGGGCGACGGGGCCAACGACCTGCCCATGCTGGGCATCGCCGGCCTTGGCATCGCCTACCACGCCAAGCCGGTGGTGAAAAAAGGGGCCGGCCATTCCATCTCCACCCTGGGCCTGGACAGCATCCTGTATCTGGTGGGCGTTCGCGATCGCGACACGCTGTCGTAACCGGCTCGCCACGTCGGACGGCTGGTCAGGAGTGCATTGACAGGGTTTGTTCAAATTGTCACATATCCGGCATGGCGTCGTAACCGAAAACCGTTCGTGACAAAGGGTAACGCCAACGACGCCGCCGGGCCGACCCGCCCTGTCGCCAAACCAGGAGCCGCCCCTTGGAAACCCCGCTCGATCAGGCCATCCACAAGCTCAAGGTCGATGTGCTGCACATGATGCATCTGGCCCAGGACGCCGTGCAAAAAGCCGTGGCCAGCCTCCTTGACCACAACGCCGCCCAGGCCCGCGAAGTCATCGACGCCGACCGCGAAATCAACGACTACGAATGCCGGGTGGATTCGGAGAGCCTCAAGATTCTGGCCCTGCACCATCCCGTGGCCAAGGATCTGCGGTTTATCGTGGGGTCCATGCGGATGCTCGTCAATATTGAGCGCCTCGGTGACGAGGCCGTGAACATCGCCGAGCGGGTGCTGGTGCTGACCAGCGAAACCCGCCTGCCCGTCCACGGCAACCTGCGCCAACTGGCCGATCTGGCCCGGGAACTCATGGCCGCCTCCATCGCCTGCTACATGGACCTTGACGACGCGGCCGCCCTGCGCATCATTGAACAGAACGCGGCGGCGCTGGAACTCAACGTCCGCATTTTTCGCGACGTGACCACCGAGATGATCAAGGAATCGCGGCCGGTGGAGCGGGCGGTGCAGCAGGCGTTCGTGGCCCACAGCTTAAAGCGCGTGTGCGACCAGTGCGCCAATATCGCCGAATCCACGATTTTTATCCGCCGGGCCGTGGACTACAAGCACAAGTGCACGCCCCTGCCGGGAACCGACAAATAGCCGGCCGTTTTTGCCTCGGCCAATGACAAAACGCCGGCCCGGGACAGCATGTCCCGGGCCGGCGTTTGCTTTTGGCCAGCGAGGCTTGGCCCGGCGTCGTTTCCTCGAAACAGGTGTGGGCGCTTTTCACACAGCCCTTTGGAAGCCGGAACAGCGGTGCTTTGGGTCAAAGGCGAATCACCCTTTATCCCTTTTCCCATCGAGGGGGTCCGGGGGGGATCATCCCCCCCGGCCGCCGGCATCCCTCTACGACGGCGCTAGAAAAACATGTCGCGCTTGCCGTGTTCGATGTCTTGCAGACGCTCGATGGTCAGGTCGCGGATGCCGTCCTTGCTGATGGTGGACAGCGCTTCCTGGATGCGCTGTTCGCCGATGGCCCGGGTCTCTGGGTCGGCGTAGTCGATGAGATATTCCTTGAAGGTGAGCAGGGCGTTGGGCAGGCAGACGTGCTGGATGGTCCCGTCCTTGGCCAGGCTCATGAACCGGTCGCCGGTGCGGCCCTGGCGGTAGCAGGCGGTGCAGTAACTGGGGATAAATCCGCGCTCGCACAGCATCCGGATGACCTCGGCCGGCGAACGCTGGTCGCTAGGCTCGAACTGCTGGCCGTTGTTGGTGTTGTTGGTGGGTTCGTGGTCCTCGTGGACCTTCTGGTAGCCGCCAACGCCCGTGCAGGAGCCGGCGCTGATCTGGGAGACGCCGTAGTTGATCAGTTCGTCGCGGAAATCCGGGTCCTCGCGGGTGGACAGGATCATGCCGGTGTAGGGCACGGCCAGGCGGATGACGGCGATGATCTTTTTGAAGGCCTCGTCGGGCACCAGGTAAGGGAAGGTGTCGAGGTTGACGGCTCCGGCCGGGCGCATACGGGGCACGGAGATGGTATGGGGGCCGACGCCGAAGGTTTTTTCCAGATGCTCGGCGTGCAGGAACATGGCCACGGTCTCGTATTTCCAGTCATAGAGGCCGTAGAGCACGCCGATGCCCACGTCGTCGATGCCGCCTTGCATGGCCCGGTCCATGGCCGTGGTGTGCCAGTTGTAGTCGTGCTTGGGGCCGGTGGGGTGCAGGGCCGCGTAGCGCTCGCGGTTGTAGGTTTCCTGGAAGAGGATATAGGTGCCGATTTCGGCGTCCTTGAGCTTTTTGTAGTCCTCGACGGTGGTGGCGGCGATGTTGATGTTGACGCGGCGGATGGAGCCGTTGCCGTCCTTGATGCTGTAGATGGCCTTTATCGCGTCGGTAACGTACTCGATGGGACAGTGAATCGGGTCTTCGCCGGCTTCCACGGCCAGGCGCTTGTGGCCAAGGGATTCGAGAATCTCCACCTCGCGCCGGATTTCGTCCATGGTCAGGCGCTTGCGCAGCTGTTCCTTGTTGCTGCGCTTGTACCCGCAGTAGACGCAGTTGTTGATGCAGTGGCTGGAGATGTAGAGCGGCGCAAAAAGCACGATGCGCTTGCCGTAGATGGCTTCCTTGACCTGTTTGGCGGCCCGGAACATCCGGTCGAGCAGGGCCGGGTCGGAGACTTCGAGGAGCACGGCCACTTCCTCGGCGTTAAGTCCCTTGTAGTCCAGGGCCTTGTCGATGATGGCGGCCACGGCGTCGGGGGCGGCGGCCAGGGTCTTGGCGTTGGCAAGGGCCGCGTGGATGCGGTCGTCGTCAATAAAGGCGTCCGAAGAGCGCTGGGATTCGTCAATCATTTTGGGCCTCCTTGCCAAGCGTTTTGCTCGTCAGGGCGGATTTCACGGTTACGCCGGGAATATTCCCGAGTCTGCCGGTAAGCGAACCGATCTCATCGGTTGTTCCTTCGATAATGAGCGAAACCACGCCGGCCTGATAATCCGGCTTGGGGATGCCCATGCGGCCGAGCACGATGTGGCCGTGGTCGCTGATGACGGCGTTGACCTTGTCCGAGACGTGTTTGGGGTCCTCGATGACGATGCCGACCACGCCGATGCGCCTGTTCATGGGGTCTCCTTTGGGGCAATAAAAAACGCCTTTGTTTTCCATGGGAAAACAAAGGCGTCGGAATTAGGCTGGTTCATGGCGTCCCCCTTCGGCGCAGGGAGGCGTCCCCTTGCCGTCAGATCGCGGTATGGTGTCGTTGCCTTCGCGTCAGGACCAAGACGGCCCCGGCGCGGCAGCGTTTTAAACATGCCTGAAGTCATTGCCGGAAGCAAGCATTGTTTGCATGGTCGCGGCCGGGGGCGGCCCTGAGGTGTCCGTCCGCGAGAACCGCAGTCTGGTAAAGGATGCAGGTGGAATTGTTTTTGTATGGCTTAGCCTTTTCCTTGCGGTATTGTCGATGTATGCTAGAAATTGTGCCGAGCAAGAGATTGCATTGCTTGAGGATGAAATAAACAATGGTTGACAAGATAACTGATATTTCGAGTGATAGTCGGCGTAACATCTTGGGCAAAAATTCTGATTCGGGTGAGGATCTGGCAACACGCTGCTCTTCTATGAATTTTGAAGAAACAGGGTTTGTTGTGCCTGATGACGGAATGTGCTATTTTTTAGAAAATGGCAGTGACATCGTTTTTATCGTTGATCCTGAATCCGGGTGCATCGTCAAAGGAAGTCGTGCAGGCTGCGAATTTTTAGGCTTAAGTCATGAGCTTGTCGTTGGCCATCCGCTCCCTGAGCTGCATCCTGCAGAGGAACATGACGCCTGCCGCGATTGGTTCAAGGCCTGCGTCACCGCAGGCGATGCCGGAAAGCCAAGTCATAGTTCGCCCATGACGCTTGTCCGTCGGGACGGCGTACGCGCTTCTTGCCGCTTGGCCGTGGTCATGCTGGGCCGGGGCGCATGTCGGTTGGCCTGCTGCATCTATTCAAGCCCGGCCCTGCGGGGACTCATCGGCAGCGGCCTGCAGGACAGCGAAGCCTACTTCGCCCAGGCGTTGCCGCATATCGACGACGGGGCCTGGAGCTGGAATCCGGTCACTGACGAAATTTACCTGTCACGGCAATGGTTGCGCCTGCTCGGCTACGAGCCTGGGGATATCGCGACCACCAGCGAGGACTGCAACGCCTTGCTGCATCCCGACGACCGCGACCGGGTCTTGGAGGTGCTTGACGCCTGCGTGCGGGGCGAGCGGGCTTCGTTTTCCCTGGAATACCGGCTGATGGCCAAGGACGGCTCCTACCGTTGGCTTCACGGCCGGGGCGCGCCGGTGCGCGACGGGGTTGGGCGGCTCACGCTGCTTACCGGCGCGACCACGGACATCACCCGGCGCAAGGAGACCGAGCTGGCCCTGGCCCAGGCCCGGGACGCGGCCATGGCCGCGTCCCGGGCCAAGAGCGCCTTTCTAGCCAGCATGAGCCACGAGATCCGCACGCCCATGAACGTGATTCTCGGCATGGCCGAGCTGCTGGCCGAGACGCCGATTTCCTCGTCCCAGCGGCGCTATCTGGAGGCCATCGCCGGTTCCGGCCGGATGCTGTCGCAGCTTTTAAGCGACATCCTGGATTTTTCCCAGATCGAGGCCGACCGGGTGGCGCTATTTCCCGAGGTCTTTGATCCGGCGGCCCTGGCCCGGGACGTGTGCGGTCTGGCCGCCGAGGCGGCCGCCGCCAAGGGACTTGACTTGCAGGTGCATACGGCCCCGTCCCTGCCCGACCGGCTGGTGGCCGATCCGTTGCGGGTGCGCCAGGTGCTGCTCAACCTCGTCTGGAACGCCGTCAAATACACCCAAGCCGGCCGTATCACGGTTTCGGCCACGCCTTTGTCCGACCCTGCCGGCCAGGGCTTTGTCCTTTTTTCGGTGCGCGACAGCGGCCCGGGCATCACGCCTGAGGCCATGGCCCGCATTTTTGATCCCTTCTCCCAGGCCGACGCCGCGGCCCATCGCCGCCAGGGCGGGGCCGGGCTTGGGCTTTCCATCAGTCGGGCATTGGCCCGGCTCATGGGCGGCGACGTCGTGGCGGAAAGCGCCCCCGGCGCAGGGTCGTGCTTTTCCTTCACCCTGCCGGCGTTGCGAGCCGGCAGGCAGGGCGTGCCGGAACGACCGGTCGCTTTAGGTCTGTCCAACCCGGCGCGTCGGGAGACGACAATGGGGCATGGTGCAACAGAAACAAGGCGGAGAGTGTTGTTGGCCGAGGATTCCGAATCGAACCGGGAACTCATTGCGTTGTTTTTGGAGAACGAGCCGGTGGATCTCGTGTGGGCGCGAAACGGCTATGAGGCCGTGGCCGCCATCACCGAGGCGCGGGAACCCTTTGACGCGGTGCTCATGGATGTGGAGATGCCGGTCATGGACGGGCTGGAGGCCACCCGGCACATCCGCCGGCTGGAAGCCGACCGGGGCAGCTGTCGCACGCCGGTGGCGCTTTTGACCGCCCATGCCCTGTACGAGTTCGAGAGCAGGGGCCGCGAGGCCGGCTGCGACGCGTTTTTGACCAAGCCCATCCGCAAGGCCCGGCTGCTGGAGTATCTGGGCGAACTGTTCGGCTGGCGTCTGGCGGAGTGATGCCCGCGTTCCCACATGATGTCCGTCATGTTGGAACAACAAGCCCATAAAGCACGCTACGACGTTTGTATTGGATTCCACGCGAGAAGTGCAATCGACGTCAGCCAGGTCTTCCGCCACAATAAAACGGCCGGGGCACTGCCATGCCCCGGCCGTTTCGTTTGCGGATGTCCAGAAGTTATTCGGGCACGACTTCGAGGACCGGATCGCCGTAGGGATCGACCACGGTCTTCTTGATATTCAAGAGTTCTATCCAGCGCCGCACCGTGCCGACGATGACCACGGCCATGAGGGCGACCACGATGATGGCCAGGGTGGCCAGCAGGTAGAGGCCCTTGGGAATGTAGTTGTTAAACACCTGCAGATAGCCGGCCCACATGGTGATGACCACCATGGACAGGCCCGGCACGGCCGTCATCCAGGCATAGCGCGCCTTGCCCATGCGGATGATCATGGTGGTGCCGATGAGTAGTCCCACCGCGGCCAGCAGCTGGTTGGACATGCCGAACAGCGGCCAGATGGTGGAGATGTCGCCGGTGTAGACGAGGTAGCCCCACATGAAGGTGAAGATGGCCGAGGTGGACAGGATGCCCGGCATCCAGTGCTTTTCCTGGAACTTGGGGATCACCTGGCCGATCATTTCCTGGAGGAAGAACCGGCCCACCCGGGTGCCCGTGTCCACGGCCGTGAGGATGAACACGGCCTCGAACATGATGGCGAAGTGGTACCAGTAGTCCATGAGGTGGTTCATGATGGGAATCGACGAGAAGATGTGGGCCATGCCCACGGCCAGGGACACCGCGCCGCCGGGGCGGCCGGTGATGTTCTCGCCTACGGCGGCGGAGAGCTGGGCCAGATCGACGGTGGCCATGCCGAGCGTCGCGAACACCTCGGGCTTGGTGTTTATCGCGAAATAGTCGGCCGGCACCAGCACGCAGGCGGCGATAAGGGCCATGATGGCCACGAAGCCTTCCATGAGCATGGCCCCGAAGCCGACGAAGAGCAGGTTGTTCTCGTTATCGAGCATCTTGGGCGTGGTGCCGGTGCCGATGATGGCGTGGAAACCGGACAGCGCGCCGCAGGCGATGGTAATAAACAGGAACGGGAAGACCGCGCCCGGAATGATCGGGCCGCCGCCGCTGACGAACTTGGTGAGCGCCGGCATCTGCAGGTCGGGGCGGACGTAGAAGATGCCGATGGCCAGCATGGCGATGGTGCCGATCTTCAAATAGGTCGAAAGATAGTCGCGCGGGCATAGCAGCAGCCAGACCGGCAGCACCGAGGCTACGAAGCCGTAGATGGGGATGGTCAGCGCGATGGCCGGCCGGGGCATGTTGAACAGCGGTCCCCAGGTGGGGCTGGCGGCCACGTAGGGGCCGATGAGGATGGCGACAAAGAGCAGACCCACGCCGATGATGGAGGCCCCAAGCACGTCGCCGTCGCGCCACTTGTGGAGATAAACGCCCATGATGAGCGCAATGGGGATGGTGGCGAAGACGGTGAACGTGCCCCAGGCGCTGTCGTGCATGGCGTTGACCACGGCAATCGACAGGCCGGCCAGGGTCAAAACGAGGATGAACAGCACGGCAAAACCGGCCACGGAGCCGGTGCCCTTGCCGATTTCCTGGGTAGCGATGTAGGCCAGGGACCGGCCCTTGTGGCGCACCGAGGCGAAAAGCACCACGGTGTCGTGGACGCAGCCGGCCATGACGCAGCCGACGAGGATCCACAGCGCGCCCGGCAGGTAGCCGAACTGGGCCGCGAGCACCGGCCCGAGCAGGGGGCCGGCCGCGGCGATGGCCGCGAAGTGGTGGCCGAAAAGGACGTACTTGTTGGTCTTTACGTAGTCATGTCCGTCCGCCATTTTGACCGCCGGGGTGAGCCGGTCGATCTTGGCTCCCAGCACCTTGCGGGTGAAAAACAACCCGTAGAAGCGGTAGCCGATGGCGAAGACGCACAGGGCGGCGAAGACCAGGGTCATGGCGTTCATGCCTGCCTCCCGTGTTTGGGCCGCCCGGGGATCGGGCGGGCCGTTGCCGATGTTCGGCCCCGAAATGACATCCCGGGTCGGCGACAACAAGACGCCGCGCGCCAAAAGGCGATTGTCGGGGGCGAAAGGGCGGTTTTACGGGGCGGTTGACAGGTCGGCCGGGTTCGCGGGCCGGGACGGCGTCAGCCCGGCAGGCCCGGCAGGCTCGGCGGCGACTCCGGCGTTAAGGGCGTCCCGGCCGGGACGGACCGGGAAGGCCGGCGGCGCGGCCGGCGGGGCACGAAAAACGATGCGCGTGCCCTCGCCCGGAGCGCTTTCGATGCGCAGGGCGTAATCGTGGCCGAAAAGCTGCACCAGCCGTTGGTTGGTGTTGCGCGCGCCAACGCCTTCGGTGAGCGACCCGGCGGCGTCGGGCGAGAGGATGCGCGCGCGGGTCTCGGGCGACATCCCCAGGCCCTCGTCGGCCACTTCCACCCACAGATGGCCGTCCCGGCGACGGGCCGTCACCGTCACCCGGCCGCCTTCAGGGCGGCCTTGCAGGCCGTGGCGCACGCTGTTTTCCACCAGGGGCTGGATGAGGAGCGGCGGCAGCAGCCAATCCTCGCAACCGGGTTCGAGGTCGATTTCCGAGACAATGCGGTCGCCGAAGCGGGCCTGCTCAATGGCGAGATAGGAGCGCACCTGCTCCATCTCCTCGGACAGGCGGATGAGCCCCCGGGAGCTGTCGAGGTTGCGGCGCATGTAGCGGGCCAGGTCAAGCAGCAGTTCCCGGGCCTGCCCCGGGGCGGTGCGGCAAAACGAGGCAATGGTGTTGAGGGAATTAAACAGGAAATGCGGGTTGATCTGGGCCTGGAGGCGGCTGATCTCGGCATGGGCCAGGAGCTGGTTTTTGATGCCGATGTCTTCCAGTTCGAGCTGGGTGGAAAACAGATCGGCCAGACCCTTGGCCAGCTCGAACAGGGGCTGGTCCAGGGGGCGCGCTTTGGTCCCGTAGATTTTCAGGCAACCGCGTATGGCCGCGCCCTTGCGCAGGGGCACGATGATGGCCTCGCGCAGCGGACAGTCGGGCAGGGCGCAGCCGATGCTTTCCTGGTCGCGTAAAAAAAGGGCCGCGCCGGATTCGTAGGAGAGCCGCGTGGCCCGGGTGCGCCAGGGTTCACCGGCCAGATGGTGGTCCTGTCCGGCCCCGACATGGGCCAGGATGGTGCTGTCGCCGGTGATGGCCACGGCGGCCACGCCGGTTTCCTGGCGGATGATGGCGGCGGTGGCCTGGGCCGATTCCGGGGTCAGGCCGCCGCGTAGGTGGGGCACGGTCTGGCTGGCGATGGACAGGATGCGCCGGGCCTCGGTGGAGTCCTGGCGCTCGCGCAGGCTGCGCTGGAGCTTGAGTGCTCGGGTAAAAATGGCCGCGCCCATGGCGTTTATGACGATCATGGGCGCGCCGATGACCTTGACCAGCTCCAGGGCCTCGTCAAAGGGCCGCGACAGGGCCAGCACCAGCCCCATGTGGACGCTCTCGCCCACCAGCCCCAGGGCCATGGCCCAGCCCCAGTCCAGGGCCTGGCCCGGATAACGCCGGGCGATAAGGCCAGCCGCAGCACCCTCCAGGAATGTCGCCAGGGCGCAGGGCAGGGCGCTGAACCCCCCCACGTCGATCAAATAGCGGTGGCCGCCGGCGATGAGCCCGGCTCCGATGCCGACCACCGGGCCGCCGAAAAGCCCGGCGGTGATGACGCCCATGGCCCGCAGGTTGGCGTAGGAGTGGAACACGGCGTTGCCGGTGTAGGTGCCAAGAATCCCGAAAACGCCAAACAGCACGGTGACGGCGGCCGTGGCCCAGGCCGGGCGTTTCTGTCCCAGGCCCATGCGCTCGAAGGGGGCCAGGGTCATGATGGCGAAGCCGCCGGCCAACAGCAGGCCGAAGCGCTGGGAGAGGTGGACAAAAAGCCCCGGGACTTCGGGCGTGAGGATGTCGAGGTTCATGGGGCCTCCGTCACAGTCCCAGGCGTTCCTTGAAGTCGCGTACCCGGTTGCGGCTGACCGTCACTTCGGTGCGGGCCGGGTCGTTCATGACCAGCAGGTATTTGCCGCCGACCCAGGGCGAGAGCTCGGCTATGCGCTCCAGGTTGACCAGCACGGCCCGGTTGGCCCGGAAAAAGGGCTGGCCGGCCAGCCGTTCCTCGGCCCGGGTCAGGGTGGGGAAGCCGTGGCAGGGGTAGCGGCCCTGGTCGGTGAGCGCGCCCACGTCGCGGTCGTCGGCCTCGATGAGCACCACTTCGGCGGCGGGCAACAGCGCGATGCGGCCATGGCGCAGCACGGCCACCCGGGCCAGCCCTCCGCCGGCCCGGCCAAGGCCGGCCAGAAGCGACCCCAGGGCGTCGGTGAGGCCGGCCCGGCCCTGGGCCAGCCGGCGGCGCACCCGGTCCAGGCTCACGGCCAGGCGTTCGGCGGCCACGGGCTTTAGCAGATAATCCACGGCGTTTTGCTCGAAGGCGGCCACGGCGTACTGGTCGAAGGCGGTGACGAAAACGAACAGCGGCACATGGGGCAGGCTGGCCGCCTCGGCCAGGACGTCGAAGCCGTCGCGGCCGGGCATGCGGATGTCGAGGAAAACGAGATCGGGACGAGAGACGGCCATGGCGGCCAGGGCGGCCTCGGCCCCGTCGGCCTGGCTGGCCTCGACGTCGGGGTGTTCGCCCAGCAGATAGGCCAGCTCGTCGCGGGCCGGTTTTTCATCGTCAACGATAAGCGCGCGGATGCCCATGCCCGTATTTAGCCCCGCCGCCATCCCCTGTCCAGCCAGCGCCGCGTCAGCCTCTGACTCCCCAGCCGACAGCGCCGAACCCCCTTTTCCCCGTTGGGGGGTCCGGGGGCCTCAGGCCCCCGGCCGCCGGAGGCCTCTTTCTCTTCACATAACTAATCCCCCCGTACGGGGTCGCCGGTGTTGTCGGGCGACCATAGGGGTGTTTCGGTGCAGGCACTTTGGCGCAGTTCGCAGGGGTTGGCGTCGCAGACCGGGCAGCAGGGCGGGTCGCAGGGGTCGGCGTGGATCATGACGTCGGCGTCGGGGCCGAGGTGCGCCAAGAGGAGTTTTTCCATGGCGTCCACCTGTTCGTGGGCTTCGGCCAGGGTCATGTCGCGGGGCAGGATCAGGTGCAGGTCCACGTGGACGGCACGGCCGGACTTGATGGCCCGCAGCCGGTGGATGTCGATCCAGGACGGGTGGCGGCGCTCCCGCAGCAGGTCGCAGATGCCGGCCAAAAGGGCCGGGTCGGATTCGTTCATGAAGCCGGCCACGGACTGGCGCACCAGGGCGATGCCGGTCCAGGCGATGTTGGCCCCGACCAGGCAGGCGACCAGCCCGTCGAGCCACAGCCAGCCGGTGGCCCAGACAAGCCCCAGGCCCAGGAGCACGCCCACGGAGGTGTAGACGTCGGTGAGCACGTGGCGGCCGTCGGCTTCCAGGGTCAGCGACCCCGAGCGTTTGCCCTGGCGCAGGAGCTTGAGTCCCAGCCACAGGTTGACGCCGCTTGCCGC
It contains:
- the hydG gene encoding [FeFe] hydrogenase H-cluster radical SAM maturase HydG yields the protein MIDESQRSSDAFIDDDRIHAALANAKTLAAAPDAVAAIIDKALDYKGLNAEEVAVLLEVSDPALLDRMFRAAKQVKEAIYGKRIVLFAPLYISSHCINNCVYCGYKRSNKEQLRKRLTMDEIRREVEILESLGHKRLAVEAGEDPIHCPIEYVTDAIKAIYSIKDGNGSIRRVNINIAATTVEDYKKLKDAEIGTYILFQETYNRERYAALHPTGPKHDYNWHTTAMDRAMQGGIDDVGIGVLYGLYDWKYETVAMFLHAEHLEKTFGVGPHTISVPRMRPAGAVNLDTFPYLVPDEAFKKIIAVIRLAVPYTGMILSTREDPDFRDELINYGVSQISAGSCTGVGGYQKVHEDHEPTNNTNNGQQFEPSDQRSPAEVIRMLCERGFIPSYCTACYRQGRTGDRFMSLAKDGTIQHVCLPNALLTFKEYLIDYADPETRAIGEQRIQEALSTISKDGIRDLTIERLQDIEHGKRDMFF
- the serB gene encoding phosphoserine phosphatase SerB, producing MQQPEIILIRVAGDDKPGLTAAITAELAKFGADILDIGQSVIHDSLTLGILVRVPTTAESTPFLKDLLFCAHKLGVNLSFTPVDPANYESWVEAQGKPRRIVTLLARSLNAEHIAAVTGVIARNGLNIDIVNRLSGRTSLDGKNAPRMACVEFSVRGTPTDLTAMKSEFLAISGDMGVDIAIQEDNAFRRNRRLVAFDMDSTLIAAEVIDELAKAAGVGEQVSAITESAMRGEIDFQESLRRRLRQLKGLPEATLAEVAGRIPLNDGAERLITNLKRFGYKIAIISGGFTYFGNRLKERLGIDYVFANELEIENGELTGGVVGEIVDAAKKAELLRLIADKEGLSLEQVIAVGDGANDLPMLGIAGLGIAYHAKPVVKKGAGHSISTLGLDSILYLVGVRDRDTLS
- a CDS encoding TM1266 family iron-only hydrogenase system putative regulator; the protein is MNRRIGVVGIVIEDPKHVSDKVNAVISDHGHIVLGRMGIPKPDYQAGVVSLIIEGTTDEIGSLTGRLGNIPGVTVKSALTSKTLGKEAQND
- a CDS encoding LytR/AlgR family response regulator transcription factor; this translates as MGIRALIVDDEKPARDELAYLLGEHPDVEASQADGAEAALAAMAVSRPDLVFLDIRMPGRDGFDVLAEAASLPHVPLFVFVTAFDQYAVAAFEQNAVDYLLKPVAAERLAVSLDRVRRRLAQGRAGLTDALGSLLAGLGRAGGGLARVAVLRHGRIALLPAAEVVLIEADDRDVGALTDQGRYPCHGFPTLTRAEERLAGQPFFRANRAVLVNLERIAELSPWVGGKYLLVMNDPARTEVTVSRNRVRDFKERLGL
- a CDS encoding LytS/YhcK type 5TM receptor domain-containing protein, producing the protein MNLDILTPEVPGLFVHLSQRFGLLLAGGFAIMTLAPFERMGLGQKRPAWATAAVTVLFGVFGILGTYTGNAVFHSYANLRAMGVITAGLFGGPVVGIGAGLIAGGHRYLIDVGGFSALPCALATFLEGAAAGLIARRYPGQALDWGWAMALGLVGESVHMGLVLALSRPFDEALELVKVIGAPMIVINAMGAAIFTRALKLQRSLRERQDSTEARRILSIASQTVPHLRGGLTPESAQATAAIIRQETGVAAVAITGDSTILAHVGAGQDHHLAGEPWRTRATRLSYESGAALFLRDQESIGCALPDCPLREAIIVPLRKGAAIRGCLKIYGTKARPLDQPLFELAKGLADLFSTQLELEDIGIKNQLLAHAEISRLQAQINPHFLFNSLNTIASFCRTAPGQARELLLDLARYMRRNLDSSRGLIRLSEEMEQVRSYLAIEQARFGDRIVSEIDLEPGCEDWLLPPLLIQPLVENSVRHGLQGRPEGGRVTVTARRRDGHLWVEVADEGLGMSPETRARILSPDAAGSLTEGVGARNTNQRLVQLFGHDYALRIESAPGEGTRIVFRAPPAAPPAFPVRPGRDALNAGVAAEPAGPAGLTPSRPANPADLSTAP
- a CDS encoding carbon starvation CstA family protein, coding for MNAMTLVFAALCVFAIGYRFYGLFFTRKVLGAKIDRLTPAVKMADGHDYVKTNKYVLFGHHFAAIAAAGPLLGPVLAAQFGYLPGALWILVGCVMAGCVHDTVVLFASVRHKGRSLAYIATQEIGKGTGSVAGFAVLFILVLTLAGLSIAVVNAMHDSAWGTFTVFATIPIALIMGVYLHKWRDGDVLGASIIGVGLLFVAILIGPYVAASPTWGPLFNMPRPAIALTIPIYGFVASVLPVWLLLCPRDYLSTYLKIGTIAMLAIGIFYVRPDLQMPALTKFVSGGGPIIPGAVFPFLFITIACGALSGFHAIIGTGTTPKMLDNENNLLFVGFGAMLMEGFVAIMALIAACVLVPADYFAINTKPEVFATLGMATVDLAQLSAAVGENITGRPGGAVSLAVGMAHIFSSIPIMNHLMDYWYHFAIMFEAVFILTAVDTGTRVGRFFLQEMIGQVIPKFQEKHWMPGILSTSAIFTFMWGYLVYTGDISTIWPLFGMSNQLLAAVGLLIGTTMIIRMGKARYAWMTAVPGLSMVVITMWAGYLQVFNNYIPKGLYLLATLAIIVVALMAVVIVGTVRRWIELLNIKKTVVDPYGDPVLEVVPE
- a CDS encoding hybrid sensor histidine kinase/response regulator — protein: MCYFLENGSDIVFIVDPESGCIVKGSRAGCEFLGLSHELVVGHPLPELHPAEEHDACRDWFKACVTAGDAGKPSHSSPMTLVRRDGVRASCRLAVVMLGRGACRLACCIYSSPALRGLIGSGLQDSEAYFAQALPHIDDGAWSWNPVTDEIYLSRQWLRLLGYEPGDIATTSEDCNALLHPDDRDRVLEVLDACVRGERASFSLEYRLMAKDGSYRWLHGRGAPVRDGVGRLTLLTGATTDITRRKETELALAQARDAAMAASRAKSAFLASMSHEIRTPMNVILGMAELLAETPISSSQRRYLEAIAGSGRMLSQLLSDILDFSQIEADRVALFPEVFDPAALARDVCGLAAEAAAAKGLDLQVHTAPSLPDRLVADPLRVRQVLLNLVWNAVKYTQAGRITVSATPLSDPAGQGFVLFSVRDSGPGITPEAMARIFDPFSQADAAAHRRQGGAGLGLSISRALARLMGGDVVAESAPGAGSCFSFTLPALRAGRQGVPERPVALGLSNPARRETTMGHGATETRRRVLLAEDSESNRELIALFLENEPVDLVWARNGYEAVAAITEAREPFDAVLMDVEMPVMDGLEATRHIRRLEADRGSCRTPVALLTAHALYEFESRGREAGCDAFLTKPIRKARLLEYLGELFGWRLAE
- the phoU gene encoding phosphate signaling complex protein PhoU; translated protein: METPLDQAIHKLKVDVLHMMHLAQDAVQKAVASLLDHNAAQAREVIDADREINDYECRVDSESLKILALHHPVAKDLRFIVGSMRMLVNIERLGDEAVNIAERVLVLTSETRLPVHGNLRQLADLARELMAASIACYMDLDDAAALRIIEQNAAALELNVRIFRDVTTEMIKESRPVERAVQQAFVAHSLKRVCDQCANIAESTIFIRRAVDYKHKCTPLPGTDK
- a CDS encoding cation diffusion facilitator family transporter; this encodes MQLFAKTAVPEVRAARLSLAVAVVLLAVKMWAYVLTDSAAILSDALESIINVVAAAFAVLSVSVAAKPADARHPYGHGNIEYYAAWFEGMLILFAAAAIFWECFDKIANPQPLPRLGAGIGLLTAASGVNLWLGLKLLRQGKRSGSLTLEADGRHVLTDVYTSVGVLLGLGLVWATGWLWLDGLVACLVGANIAWTGIALVRQSVAGFMNESDPALLAGICDLLRERRHPSWIDIHRLRAIKSGRAVHVDLHLILPRDMTLAEAHEQVDAMEKLLLAHLGPDADVMIHADPCDPPCCPVCDANPCELRQSACTETPLWSPDNTGDPVRGD